The DNA sequence ATTTACAGATAATTTCACCCAATCAATTTATACTCACAGTAGAACAGGTCTTGAATTATAGGGAGAGGTTATTAGGTCGTGTTGATGGGTCTGGTCATGGTCAGCCGTTAGAGCAGATGCAGTCagactttaaagcaacactatatAACCttcactgagcaacagcgccccctgcagccacacatggtgattaattctgttgggctGCGTGTTCCAGTGATTacgtggttttcatgtagagaccGACTGGACCTCATTCTTTcaggaatgaaagaggaaacattctccttattcacactcactcaaacatcaactcattttgaagctgttGTGTTCAGGAAGTAAAGTttcatagtgttgctttaaaaactaATCTCTGAAACGATTTCAATTGAAATACATTCCACTCAATACATTCCTCCaatacacgtgtgtgtttttcagatgtGTTGGATGAGAACCAGAGTAAACTGAGCGAGGACCTGATGGAGTTTCGTAGAGACGCCTCCATGCTCAACGTAAGTgggataaatgtgtgtgtatgtaacaGTAAAAGTTGAATTAGGAAACCAGTAGTTTGCAGCTATGTGCGAATGAGCAGTAACATTTGTCTTATTATGAAATACTTCAGATCATTCTTCTGTGTCTTTGCAGGATGAGTTGTCTCACATAAACGCCCGGCTCAACATGGGAATCCTGGGCTGTAAGTATCTGCTTGTCTGTCCTGCTTCACTCTTCACCTCAGTGGAGGAAGACATTTGGTAAATTCTTGCCAAGAACTCCACCCTGACGAAACTAGATTTCAACATCCTAGTTGTGCTGATTTGACTCTGACTGTCTCCCCCTGGCTGTTGCCTTCATCTTACTCCTCACCCAccccactctccctcctctgtaCTTCATATCCTCCACTATCCTGTAGTTTCCAATGAAAAATGCAATCTTTCCCATCTCTGTGCCCCTGTGTAGCATATGACCCCCAGCAGATCTTCAAGTGCAAGGGGACGTTTGTCGGCCACCAGGGTCCCGTGTGGTGCCTTTGTGTTTACTCCACTGGAGACTTGCTCTTTTCTGGATCCTCAGATAAGACCATCAAGGTAACACAGGCGCACACAACGTCGTGGTTTTACTGGCAGTTACACCAAATACTAATATTGCTTGATTATTTCATGAACACCCAGCgtacgtgagtggtcacatgatgtgtgttttcaggcgtgttagtatggacagagaTTAAAACTGATTTAGAGCCAAAACGCTCGTGAGGAGAAAGATGGTTTTAGTTTAAAGATCCATTTTTcaacagtaaatgtaaatgtgtgtgtgtgtttgtttgttcttggAAGCAGGGCTATTTTCAGTCTCAACACATTGTCACCCGCCCACATCCTGACAGATTCTGATAACTTCTGCCCACAACCCTGTATTAGAAATAATGACTAATAAATATGACTGAATGTCCTCCTTCCCCTCAGGTGTGGGACACCTGCACCACCTACAAGTGTCAGAAAACCCTCGAGGGCCACGATGGCATCGTCTTGGCTCTGTGTATCCAGGGGTaactaaaatacacacatgcacaacaacacactcaaaCTTTGATTGTATAATTGATATCGCCTGAGAATAACGACGCTCTCTTTAAAGCACGACTCTGCCGTTTTCTGTCTCCATAGAAACAGGCTGTACAGTGGCTCTGCCGACTGCACCATCATCGTAAGTAACGTTCACTTCTCGGCTTCTTtctaatttgaaatgtttagaatagttttttcttctgtcctttTCTCGTCTCACTGCTGCGCGTCTCTCGTAGGTGTGGGACATCCAGACCCTGCAGAAAGTCAATACTATCCGTGCCCATGACAACCCAGTGTGTACACTTGTCTCCTCCCACAACATGTTGTTCAGCGGCTCCCTCAAGGCCATTAAGGTACAGCTATTCACATGATGCATCACCAAGTGTATGTTGTGTTGTCTCTTCATTTTCAAAGCTTTTTGCATGAACACCGGTTTATTGAGCACCAACTATcataaagacattaaaaactaTGGCAGTAAAAGCAGCAAAGTGTTGAACCAACCAACTCGTCGTCAGTTAAACAttgaaggaaagagaagagagagtcTGGATTAAAGATTTCCTCAGAAGAAGCTGTTCGTGTATACGAGGTGAGACTGTTCCACGGACAGGGAACTGCCCACATcgttaaccctaacccctgcTCAGCAGTGACCACCAGGAAAATTAATTTTGAGTTAGAAGATAAGTGTAAATGTGTCTCCACCCGGAGGAGAAAACCGTCGTTGTTACTATGGGTACGAGCGAGCGAGTGAGGACGATTGTGATGCTGTGTGTGAAGTGCTCGCTCACAGGGGTTTTCCCTTCTTGCCCACCTCGACACCCGTCCACCATCTGCTCAGTGACATTATGAACTGTTCTTACCGCTGTGTATCCGCTccagctcagctctgtgcagtgtgtgtgtccttccatGATTGTGTAATGGTGGAAAAGTTAGCTTCCTATTTCATTTGACATTGTGATTTCATGATTGTGGTGAGTTACTGCAACACACTTTATGTGTCAAGTGTTGAAAAGGTTTCACAAGGAACTTCtacttcaaaaacaaacatttactcaaagatgaactgattagaatttgtcGGTCAAAGtcacaaacacttttttttgccTGTTGAACGTagtgttttagtttgttcctgtggtgtcattGAACGTTATTTCTGTGCACAGGTGTGGGACATCGTGGGCACGGAGCTGAAACTGAAGAAGGAACTAACCGGTCTGAACCACTGGGTCAGAGCACTGGTGGCCTCCCAGAACCACTTGTACAGCGGCTCATACCAAACCATCAAGGTGAGCGGACGTGTACAGCACTGGACCTTTCATGCTGTGGGAGCCACGGTGTTAGTATTATAGAGTTTAGATCAGAAGCTCTGACATGATCCTTATTTGGTTTTGGGGAAGTTTGCATTGCAGCAACCGGAGCCAAACGTGTGTTACATTGCAAAACTCATTGTTATGCGTCATACTTGTGTTTATTCAATGTTTGGTTTGAAAAACTGTCGTGTTGCTTGTCCAGGCCCCGGTTACATTATAATTTatgacatatttatttaaaatactaaCCTGTGAGCTAGACAGTGAGCTGGTGCAAgagctagtgtgtgtgtgtgtgagacaacgtgtgtgtgagcagttgAAACTAATTGCATATATTATGGCCAGtaatttgtttctcttcttAAAAATTTCATTTAGTCTCTGTCTGACTTTCACCATCTTCACTCAGTCTCgttgtagagagagagagactctttgtctctgtgtgtgtgtgtgtgtgtgtgtgtgtgtgtgtgtgtgtgtgtgtgtgtgtgtgtgtgtgtgtgtgtgtgtgtgtgtgtgtccgtctccgtctctctgGCTGGAGCTGGGTACTAATGAACACCTCAGGGACGCTGTAGAGAGATGAAGAGCGGGTCGGGCTGTGGGAACGAGGGACGTCTGTGGAAGACTTTGAGATGAAAGCGAAGATGAATTCTTctgagctcttttttttttatgacgCCTATAAGCGACGCAGTTAGTCTCCAGACAGCCGTTAGTGGAGAGGAgtcatttagaaaatgttttgccACAGAAATTACTGTGACAAATGCTGCCAATATTCAGTGAAAAATGTCCCTGAGAACATTTCAGCAATTATGCAACTTCAACACAGAGCACCTCCGTAGCTCCTGGAGGACGGTTCAGTCCCTGAATACGGTTTAGTCGGGGTTTCAGTGGAAAACTAGAAGAAATTAACTTCTCTAATTTGGTATTTTCAATTATTAATAAGTTTGATTAGTGTTTAAATGCTACACATAGATAGTTGGCTCTGtaattttgttaattttgcCTTTGTTGTGGCAAAGAGTTTCGTGGCAAAGCTTGAAAACTGATTATGAAATGAAGACGGTTAAGATCTGAAGAGTttgcacttgaacatacatcatgtgataagaacaaccttcAAATAACTAACCActatccactaacatagaggaggggGGGTTCACTTCTGGGAgctgacatgtcgtccatctttatttacagttaatgCTACCTTGTGATTGGCCAGTTGAAACTAGTGGAAACTGTTGCTATGGCAATGGACACTGAAACATCGTTTTCACCGTCCTCctctttccgtctctctctcagatctggGACATCCGCTCTCTGGAGTGTGTCCACGTCCTCCAGACCAGCGGCGGCAGCGTCTACTCCATCGCCGTCACCAACCACCACATCGTCTGTGGCACCTACGAAAACCTCATCCACGTAAGAGACACgaacacaaggacacacacacacaaggacacacacacacctgccctcTCCTCCAGGACATGAGGTCATCGTTTGaacttgatgatgatgatgaaggtgcgtctctctcctctccaggttTGGGACATTGAGTCTAAAGAGCAGGTGCGGACCCTCACAGGTCACGTGGGAACAGTTTATGCTCTCGCTGTCATCGCCACCCCCGACCAGACCAAAGTGTTCAGCGCCTCCTATGATCGTTCCCTCAGGGTGAGACTGACATCACAATGTTTACACAGACGCCTTTAATCTGATcgttgaccttattctgaacaAGTCATTTCTCTGATTTTTGCTAATTGAATATTCCGTTTATATTCCTGTTAACATCGTACAGAGCAACGTTTTATTTATCCAGATATGTGTGCTGGAATGTAAAGGAAAGAAGTTTGTACGATTGTGTATAACagatgttgtttctgtgttgtgtagGTGTGGAGCATGGATAACATGATCTGCACCCAGACTCTGCTCAGACACCAGGGCAGTGTAACGGCTCTGGCGGTCTCCAGGGGGCGCCTCTTCTCCGGCGCCGTCGACAGCACCGTCAAGGTGCGACAGATTGTTCTGTGTCCgctgctccacctgctgaacaTTTATCTGTTTCCTGCTGTCGTCTGCACATATTCCACGTTCACTGTCCCGTCCTTCATATACACCCGTCAAATGTTCAtccatttaacattttaaaacagaacaGACCCTCTTAGTGTTATAATCTTACAGAATAACAGCACGTAGAAATACATTAATATCACTAAAAGTGTGTACATGTCAGTTTGAAtgtcttttactttgtgacGAGTTTTCATTTTGCTGGATCTTTAAACTGGacttccctctgtctgtccctctcagGTGTGGACCTGCTAAATGAACATCTGGCTCCACAGCTGAGCTCAGACTTCACATCCCATCAAAGTTTCCATGACGTTTCCTCGTCCACGCCCGTTTCTTTGATTGTGATTTAACAGCCGCAGACCAACAGTAACCACCACCCACCACCGAGCTGCATTGGAACTATTTTACTAAGTGTTGCTTTTAAAAACGTCAAACAGTCCCACGCGTTGACCCCCGACCTTCAGGATCGCAGCTCCAGGTCACGCTCTCTGTGACCCAGTGCATTATGGGGCAAAACAAGACGAGCTGCCTTAACGGTTGCAACGCACTGCGCCAAATCTGAGATTGAATGAGCGCTGTAatcagagcaggaagcagagaggatTATGGGTAGTAGGCGGTCCTGTCTGCTTCCTGCAGATACACCTGCCATTTAAGAACTGTACTGACGATGCCTAATGTAAACTATTCACACGCGTGTAACGGCTGGTTTCACAAACAGGGAGTGACGCCGCATCGGCTCAAACCTTTTTACGTTATGAGACTTTTAAATCCCAGAATCCACCAAATCACAGACGAGTTAATAGACGTCATTCAAGCAGTGACCAGGTTATTTGATGCAAATGAAGTAGCAGCAGTTTTATGCTGAAATATGCGGTAATCGAGCCCGACCCAGACAATCTGAAGGTCCCTGGACGGGGGCGGGGCTCAAAGGTGCCTGCTTCAAAAATCCTGTATTTGTTGGGCTTTAGTAACCATGACAACACGTATGCAGGTCACCCAGTGATTGTAGGAGTGAAACTCAGTCGCCAAAGCAGCTGCTCCCactttaatattaatattaactgTAAAAGACAAATCCTTCTCGGTCCCGTTTCTTTCTGcttgtcattatttttaatttactgtCAGATTAGGTTTTATTCATCGTCAGTTATTCTTTCACGAGCTTGTCGAGACGCCGGAGAGAAACAGGCGAGGCAGCGTTAACCTCCGCTGTCACTCACCTGACTGCGATCTCTCCACGTGTGGCGCTGACGGTGTAGGATGATGTCACGGAGATTTGGCCAGTGAATGATTTCACAGTTAAGCTGCGTTCACACCAAACGCAGAGAAAGTATTCAAACAAATATCACGTCTCCTCGCTCGCACAGATTGGACGTGAACGGGAGACGAGGGTTTGCCTCTGAACatcggcgtgtgtgtgtgtgtgtgtgtgtgtgtgtgtgtgtgtgtgtgtgtgtgtgtgtgtgtgtgtgtgtgtgtgtgtgtgtgtgtgtgtgtgtgtgtgtgtgtgtgtgtgtgtgtgtgtgtgtgtgtgtgtgtgtgtgtgtgagagagagagagacccggACATCATTTGTGTCGCCTGGTGCACGGGATGCAAAATTCACATCTGTTCACACCTCTGCTTTGACTTTGTGTGTAATCTCATTGTGCGAAATAAACAGAGCAGAACTCAAAAAGTACAGGTGTGAAAGTGTGAAAGTTTGTATCCGACAGATGTGAAGTGATTTGTCCTCTGTTGgttcagagcagagcagctggagtattaataattaataataagcATCAAGACATTTCCAGAGAAAGACTGTTTGTCTCTTAACTTCCCTTTTCTCTTACATATCAACATTTCCGTCGTCCAGTTCAGTTTTGTGAAACCAGCCTTTACCAAAACTCCTTTGAATAATAAGTGAAGACTTTAGAGAGAATGACAGATCTATAGATTTACCGAGTTTTATATTAGTGCCATGATAGAGCTGTATCCAGAGCCACGCCACACTTGTACAGTTGTGTAAAGTAACGTGCCGAGTCCGGACATGTGCCCGTCACCAGGACTCGCAGTCACCAGAGAGACCggcgggggggaggaggagttagtgtgcatgtatgtgtctgttgttgtgtacATGGGTGTGTGTTTCAATGAGTGCCATACGTGTGGATGAGAAGCTAAGAAAGACTGTAATGATTCATATTTCTCTCTCGGATCTCCCTGATCTCCCCGAACACGTTCAGACTGTAGCACTCGACGAAGTGAAGGCAGCCGGTGATTACAGATGTTCAGGAGTATTACGttttcatttcaacacacaTCTGGACGCCACTTCCTGTAGCCTTGGAgatgagggtggggggggagggaagagagagagtttgCTCACTGGTCAGTGTCAGTGATTTCTTGTAAACTTGTAACCATGTTAAGCCTGAGTTGGTCATTGATCAATAAAACTGTTGTACACTTTGATCAGTGTTGATCTGATTTATTTCAACGGTTTAACTTCAGCTGCTTCTTATGCTGAACGAAGgtcggaggtcaaaggtcaaaggtcccagtgaaaacaaagttaTAGAGACGAGAACTGCAGCGGTTGGCGGAGGTATACAAAAGTACAGTTTACTTTTAAGATGCAGATACCAGAGTTTTATCCAGTTTGcagtttgttgttgtatttcatcctgttttctatttaaaaattTGAAATTATGAAAGTGTGACTTGTACGATTACTATTCATATTTACTGTTATGGGATTTAGTAAATGAACCCAGAGTTGTTCTGTATATTTGTTCAGACAGTCTTTGAGGACTAATACAGAAATTACCACTATTACTAGGCCCAACGCTGTAATATTACATTTCCCTGAACACTGTAGAGATGTTGTGAGGCTGCAGGGCCTCAAGTCGTCGGTTACTGACACGTAGCCGTGAGAACTGTCGTGATTCCGTCAGAtgtcacaacac is a window from the Hippoglossus hippoglossus isolate fHipHip1 chromosome 8, fHipHip1.pri, whole genome shotgun sequence genome containing:
- the traf7 gene encoding E3 ubiquitin-protein ligase TRAF7 isoform X3; protein product: MEASFGPTFSAVAAGAKAEGSSTYKQHRRTPSSSSTLTYSPRDDDDGMPLIGTPRRSDSAISIRSLHSESNMSLRSTFSLHEEEEDTEPQVFAEQPSVKLCCQLCCSVFKDPVITTCGHTFCRRCALSSDKCPVDAAKLTVVVNNIAVAEQIGELFVHCKYGCRATANGAGGATASNATVAGKPGAYEVDPLGCPFTIKLSTRNEHEDSCDYRPVRCPNNPSCPPLLTMNLEAHLKECEHIKCPHSKYGCTFIGNQDTYETHLEVCKFEGLKEFLQQTDDRFHEMQLTLSQKDQDIAFLRSMLGKLSEKLDQLEKNMELKFDVLDENQSKLSEDLMEFRRDASMLNDELSHINARLNMGILGSYDPQQIFKCKGTFVGHQGPVWCLCVYSTGDLLFSGSSDKTIKVWDTCTTYKCQKTLEGHDGIVLALCIQGNRLYSGSADCTIIVWDIQTLQKVNTIRAHDNPVCTLVSSHNMLFSGSLKAIKVWDIVGTELKLKKELTGLNHWVRALVASQNHLYSGSYQTIKIWDIRSLECVHVLQTSGGSVYSIAVTNHHIVCGTYENLIHVWDIESKEQVRTLTGHVGTVYALAVIATPDQTKVFSASYDRSLRVWSMDNMICTQTLLRHQGSVTALAVSRGRLFSGAVDSTVKVWTC
- the traf7 gene encoding E3 ubiquitin-protein ligase TRAF7 isoform X5, which produces MPLIGTPRRSDSAISIRSLHSESNMSLRSTFSLHEEEEDTEPQVFAEQPSVKLCCQLCCSVFKDPVITTCGHTFCRRCALSSDKCPVDAAKLTVVVNNIAVAEQIGELFVHCKYGCRATANGAGGATASNATVAGKPGAYEVDPLGCPFTIKLSTRNEHEDSCDYRPVRCPNNPSCPPLLTMNLEAHLKECEHIKCPHSKYGCTFIGNQDTYETHLEVCKFEGLKEFLQQTDDRFHEMQLTLSQKDQDIAFLRSMLGKLSEKLDQLEKNMELKFDVLDENQSKLSEDLMEFRRDASMLNVSGINDELSHINARLNMGILGSYDPQQIFKCKGTFVGHQGPVWCLCVYSTGDLLFSGSSDKTIKVWDTCTTYKCQKTLEGHDGIVLALCIQGNRLYSGSADCTIIVWDIQTLQKVNTIRAHDNPVCTLVSSHNMLFSGSLKAIKVWDIVGTELKLKKELTGLNHWVRALVASQNHLYSGSYQTIKIWDIRSLECVHVLQTSGGSVYSIAVTNHHIVCGTYENLIHVWDIESKEQVRTLTGHVGTVYALAVIATPDQTKVFSASYDRSLRVWSMDNMICTQTLLRHQGSVTALAVSRGRLFSGAVDSTVKVWTC
- the traf7 gene encoding E3 ubiquitin-protein ligase TRAF7 isoform X2, giving the protein MEASFGPTFSAVAAGAKEGSSTYKQHRRTPSSSSTLTYSPRDDDDGMPLIGTPRRSDSAISIRSLHSESNMSLRSTFSLHEEEEDTEPQVFAEQPSVKLCCQLCCSVFKDPVITTCGHTFCRRCALSSDKCPVDAAKLTVVVNNIAVAEQIGELFVHCKYGCRATANGAGGATASNATVAGKPGAYEVDPLGCPFTIKLSTRNEHEDSCDYRPVRCPNNPSCPPLLTMNLEAHLKECEHIKCPHSKYGCTFIGNQDTYETHLEVCKFEGLKEFLQQTDDRFHEMQLTLSQKDQDIAFLRSMLGKLSEKLDQLEKNMELKFDVLDENQSKLSEDLMEFRRDASMLNVSGINDELSHINARLNMGILGSYDPQQIFKCKGTFVGHQGPVWCLCVYSTGDLLFSGSSDKTIKVWDTCTTYKCQKTLEGHDGIVLALCIQGNRLYSGSADCTIIVWDIQTLQKVNTIRAHDNPVCTLVSSHNMLFSGSLKAIKVWDIVGTELKLKKELTGLNHWVRALVASQNHLYSGSYQTIKIWDIRSLECVHVLQTSGGSVYSIAVTNHHIVCGTYENLIHVWDIESKEQVRTLTGHVGTVYALAVIATPDQTKVFSASYDRSLRVWSMDNMICTQTLLRHQGSVTALAVSRGRLFSGAVDSTVKVWTC
- the traf7 gene encoding E3 ubiquitin-protein ligase TRAF7 isoform X1 yields the protein MEASFGPTFSAVAAGAKAEGSSTYKQHRRTPSSSSTLTYSPRDDDDGMPLIGTPRRSDSAISIRSLHSESNMSLRSTFSLHEEEEDTEPQVFAEQPSVKLCCQLCCSVFKDPVITTCGHTFCRRCALSSDKCPVDAAKLTVVVNNIAVAEQIGELFVHCKYGCRATANGAGGATASNATVAGKPGAYEVDPLGCPFTIKLSTRNEHEDSCDYRPVRCPNNPSCPPLLTMNLEAHLKECEHIKCPHSKYGCTFIGNQDTYETHLEVCKFEGLKEFLQQTDDRFHEMQLTLSQKDQDIAFLRSMLGKLSEKLDQLEKNMELKFDVLDENQSKLSEDLMEFRRDASMLNVSGINDELSHINARLNMGILGSYDPQQIFKCKGTFVGHQGPVWCLCVYSTGDLLFSGSSDKTIKVWDTCTTYKCQKTLEGHDGIVLALCIQGNRLYSGSADCTIIVWDIQTLQKVNTIRAHDNPVCTLVSSHNMLFSGSLKAIKVWDIVGTELKLKKELTGLNHWVRALVASQNHLYSGSYQTIKIWDIRSLECVHVLQTSGGSVYSIAVTNHHIVCGTYENLIHVWDIESKEQVRTLTGHVGTVYALAVIATPDQTKVFSASYDRSLRVWSMDNMICTQTLLRHQGSVTALAVSRGRLFSGAVDSTVKVWTC
- the traf7 gene encoding E3 ubiquitin-protein ligase TRAF7 isoform X4; amino-acid sequence: MEASFGPTFSAVAAGAKEGSSTYKQHRRTPSSSSTLTYSPRDDDDGMPLIGTPRRSDSAISIRSLHSESNMSLRSTFSLHEEEEDTEPQVFAEQPSVKLCCQLCCSVFKDPVITTCGHTFCRRCALSSDKCPVDAAKLTVVVNNIAVAEQIGELFVHCKYGCRATANGAGGATASNATVAGKPGAYEVDPLGCPFTIKLSTRNEHEDSCDYRPVRCPNNPSCPPLLTMNLEAHLKECEHIKCPHSKYGCTFIGNQDTYETHLEVCKFEGLKEFLQQTDDRFHEMQLTLSQKDQDIAFLRSMLGKLSEKLDQLEKNMELKFDVLDENQSKLSEDLMEFRRDASMLNDELSHINARLNMGILGSYDPQQIFKCKGTFVGHQGPVWCLCVYSTGDLLFSGSSDKTIKVWDTCTTYKCQKTLEGHDGIVLALCIQGNRLYSGSADCTIIVWDIQTLQKVNTIRAHDNPVCTLVSSHNMLFSGSLKAIKVWDIVGTELKLKKELTGLNHWVRALVASQNHLYSGSYQTIKIWDIRSLECVHVLQTSGGSVYSIAVTNHHIVCGTYENLIHVWDIESKEQVRTLTGHVGTVYALAVIATPDQTKVFSASYDRSLRVWSMDNMICTQTLLRHQGSVTALAVSRGRLFSGAVDSTVKVWTC